Proteins encoded together in one Desulfallas thermosapovorans DSM 6562 window:
- a CDS encoding universal stress protein: MYKKILVPLDGSSRSMAAAEHAIQIAAGFGAQVVFFHVAPDIVRYVSNPGVHAAIDYNELKQEFASQGEAILEDARKEFEDRGVYISKKQVWGHPSQEIIQEAEDGKYDLIVIGSRGLGEIKGFLMGSVSNRIARHAPCPVLLVR, encoded by the coding sequence ATGTATAAAAAGATTTTAGTCCCCCTGGACGGCTCGTCTCGCTCCATGGCGGCAGCGGAGCACGCTATACAAATCGCCGCCGGTTTCGGGGCACAGGTGGTCTTTTTCCATGTGGCACCGGATATAGTCCGATACGTCAGCAATCCTGGTGTGCACGCAGCCATCGATTATAACGAACTCAAGCAGGAATTTGCTTCCCAGGGTGAAGCAATTTTGGAGGACGCTCGCAAGGAATTTGAGGACCGGGGGGTATATATAAGTAAAAAACAGGTATGGGGCCATCCCTCCCAGGAAATTATCCAGGAGGCGGAAGACGGAAAGTACGATTTAATTGTCATTGGCAGCCGCGGGCTGGGTGAGATAAAAGGTTTTCTGATGGGCAGCGTCAGTAACCGCATCGCCAGGCACGCTCCGTGCCCGGTACTGCTTGTCAGGTAG
- a CDS encoding ABC transporter permease produces the protein MSQEIFVAILATAVTAGTSILYAALGEVLAERSGILNLGVEGMMLVGAVSGFICALKTDNPWIGLLVAMLAGGLLALIHAFLTVTLRANQVVSGLALTMFGTGLSGYLGQSYVGVPLTTPFKDVAIPVLRDIPVIGPVLFNQDPIVYLSYFLVPLLWFYVYHTRAGLQMRAVGENPSAADSMGINVFRSRYMYVIIGGMLAGIGGAYLSLHYVPSWMENMTAGRGWIAVALVIFATWNPVNALWGSYLFGGIDALGFRLQTFGVTVSPFFLKMLPYIFTVLVLILVTKRNLAGRIGSPQALGLPYDREER, from the coding sequence ATGAGCCAGGAAATATTTGTGGCTATACTGGCCACTGCCGTTACGGCAGGCACGTCAATTTTATACGCAGCCCTGGGTGAAGTGCTGGCGGAACGATCCGGCATATTAAACTTGGGAGTAGAGGGCATGATGCTGGTAGGGGCTGTCTCAGGCTTCATATGTGCACTTAAAACCGACAACCCCTGGATTGGACTTTTGGTGGCCATGCTGGCCGGCGGGTTACTGGCGCTCATACACGCATTTCTAACCGTAACCCTAAGGGCCAACCAGGTGGTCAGCGGTCTTGCCCTGACCATGTTCGGCACCGGACTTAGCGGCTATCTCGGACAATCCTATGTCGGGGTGCCCCTGACCACACCCTTTAAAGACGTAGCTATACCGGTATTGAGGGACATTCCGGTCATCGGCCCGGTTTTATTCAACCAAGATCCGATAGTATACCTGAGCTACTTTTTGGTTCCGCTGCTCTGGTTTTATGTATATCACACCCGGGCCGGGCTGCAAATGCGGGCGGTGGGCGAGAACCCGTCGGCAGCCGACTCAATGGGCATAAATGTATTTCGCTCCCGCTACATGTACGTAATTATCGGCGGCATGCTGGCCGGTATCGGTGGGGCCTATCTTTCACTGCACTACGTACCCAGTTGGATGGAAAACATGACTGCCGGCCGGGGCTGGATAGCGGTGGCTTTGGTGATATTCGCCACATGGAATCCGGTCAATGCATTATGGGGCTCATATTTATTTGGCGGTATCGACGCCCTGGGCTTCAGACTGCAGACATTCGGTGTGACAGTTTCACCTTTTTTCCTTAAAATGCTCCCTTATATATTTACCGTACTGGTGCTGATACTGGTCACTAAACGCAATTTGGCGGGTCGTATTGGTTCCCCACAGGCACTGGGACTGCCCTATGACCGCGAGGAACGATGA
- a CDS encoding ABC transporter permease, with product MMKILGTSLLIEKKLTPAPISYVIVPLISVFLALSVGAVFLTLSGHNYLEIYAAMFGGAFGSRYGITETIVKAIPLTITSLGVALAFRMQLWNIGGEGQIYMGAFAATWAALFFPAGAGWWTLPCLILSGMLAGGLWALLPAIPRAIWGVNEIITTLMLNYIAISWVSYLVYGPWKDPLGYNFPLTSLFPPEAILPTLAGSRIHAGLFFGILLTLLVYVLIQHTRWGYEIRVAGESASAARYAGINGQRNILLVMFISGALCGLAGMAEVSGIAHRLQPGVSTGYGYTAIIIAWLARLNPFAIILVAFLFGGMQVGGYIVQTSGIPSSMVTMLQGLLLFFVLGGELLTYYKIRKSSVSPANQNMA from the coding sequence ATGATGAAAATACTGGGAACAAGTCTTTTAATTGAAAAAAAATTGACTCCCGCTCCAATTTCCTATGTGATAGTGCCGTTAATTTCCGTATTTCTGGCGCTGTCAGTTGGAGCTGTTTTCCTTACCCTATCGGGCCATAACTATCTGGAGATTTACGCCGCCATGTTCGGCGGTGCCTTCGGATCTCGTTACGGCATTACGGAAACCATCGTCAAAGCCATTCCCTTGACAATCACCAGCCTTGGTGTGGCGCTGGCTTTTCGCATGCAGCTTTGGAATATCGGGGGCGAGGGACAGATATACATGGGGGCTTTCGCTGCCACCTGGGCTGCCTTGTTTTTTCCCGCCGGTGCAGGCTGGTGGACGCTGCCCTGTTTGATTTTATCGGGTATGCTGGCCGGCGGGCTATGGGCACTGCTGCCCGCTATTCCACGGGCGATATGGGGCGTTAATGAAATCATCACCACCCTGATGTTAAATTACATAGCTATCTCCTGGGTAAGCTACCTTGTTTACGGGCCATGGAAGGATCCCCTGGGCTATAATTTCCCGTTAACCTCGCTATTCCCGCCCGAGGCCATACTGCCCACCCTGGCCGGTTCCCGTATTCACGCCGGCCTGTTTTTTGGGATATTACTTACTTTGCTGGTATACGTTCTTATACAGCATACCCGCTGGGGCTATGAAATACGGGTCGCTGGTGAAAGTGCCAGCGCCGCCCGTTATGCTGGCATAAACGGGCAAAGAAACATATTGCTGGTCATGTTTATCAGCGGAGCCCTTTGCGGCCTGGCCGGTATGGCGGAAGTATCAGGCATTGCCCACCGGCTGCAGCCCGGTGTCAGTACCGGCTATGGTTATACCGCCATAATTATAGCCTGGCTGGCCAGGCTAAATCCCTTCGCCATTATTTTAGTAGCATTTTTATTCGGCGGCATGCAAGTAGGCGGGTATATTGTGCAAACCAGTGGTATCCCTTCATCCATGGTAACCATGCTTCAGGGTTTGCTGCTATTTTTTGTGCTGGGAGGAGAACTTCTTACTTACTACAAAATAAGAAAATCTTCTGTTTCGCCAGCTAATCAAAATATGGCGTAA
- the purQ gene encoding phosphoribosylformylglycinamidine synthase I: MLNKINTGELNVRGPKPRVCILRTDGTNCDQETAYAFSKAGGDCRLVHVNQLRSGTEKLADYQILAVPGGFSYGDDIHSGKVLSVEMASFLNDQLRRFVDDGKLVLGICNGFQVLVRTGLLPWGELGSIQATLMQNDSGHFECRWTSLLVEQNHCVFTRGLGGSVVQYQAAHGEGKFFTDETTLQKLEQSGQVVFRYASSASGKATQDYPQNPNGSLHAIAGICDQSGRVLGLMPHPERFVESFHHPNWRRAALGEPHGLPLFRNAVAYAAQTGTGC; encoded by the coding sequence ATGCTAAATAAAATTAACACCGGAGAATTAAATGTCCGCGGTCCTAAACCACGGGTATGTATATTAAGAACAGACGGCACCAATTGTGACCAGGAAACAGCCTACGCCTTCAGCAAAGCCGGCGGGGATTGCCGGTTGGTTCATGTTAACCAGCTGAGGAGCGGCACCGAAAAACTGGCTGATTATCAAATACTGGCCGTGCCCGGAGGGTTCTCCTACGGCGATGACATTCATTCCGGAAAAGTGTTATCAGTGGAAATGGCCTCCTTTCTAAACGACCAACTACGTCGTTTTGTTGACGACGGCAAGCTGGTGCTGGGTATTTGCAACGGCTTTCAGGTATTGGTACGCACCGGGCTTCTGCCCTGGGGTGAACTGGGTAGTATTCAAGCTACCTTGATGCAAAATGACAGTGGCCATTTTGAGTGTCGCTGGACCAGCCTTTTAGTGGAACAAAACCATTGTGTATTTACCCGTGGCCTGGGCGGCTCCGTTGTACAGTACCAGGCAGCACACGGGGAAGGCAAATTTTTTACAGACGAAACTACCTTACAGAAATTAGAACAAAGCGGACAAGTGGTGTTCCGTTATGCAAGTTCAGCAAGCGGAAAAGCAACGCAGGATTACCCCCAAAATCCTAACGGTTCACTGCACGCAATTGCCGGAATTTGTGACCAGAGCGGGCGGGTTTTGGGTCTTATGCCCCACCCGGAAAGGTTTGTGGAATCGTTCCACCACCCCAACTGGAGGCGGGCAGCACTGGGCGAGCCCCACGGCCTGCCCTTATTCCGCAATGCTGTGGCATATGCCGCGCAAACCGGTACCGGGTGTTAG
- the purL gene encoding phosphoribosylformylglycinamidine synthase subunit PurL, whose product MAIQLVRVRTLPHLEDVKGKHLLREIQSTLHISSITGLVTAKVYRLEGISVAQAEFLARHLLAEEVFQTYTVNETIIKDADRLVEVAYKPGVMNPEAGSILKAAADLGISEMVAADSSYEYGFYGTLTDDEINLILSRLLVNETVERVVTEKPTTLIIKGQPGDTRIIPIRKMDDRALIELSRDNLFLNLEEMRAIQKYFISLDRDPTDCEIETLAQTWSEHCVHKTFKATIMVDGQVKKPLYQRLRESTQQTAHPLVLSAFEDNSGVIEFYEGLALCGKVETHNSPSAIEPYGGAMTGSGGVFRDIMGTGKGAKVIASTDMFCFAPPDLPTDEVPPGCLHPHYLLRRVVDGVRDYGNRMGIPTNNGSVHFHRDFRAKPTIIVGAYGIMPAADAGKGQAVSGDLAVIVGGRTGRDGIHGATFSSGEMTHRTIDVNASAVQIGHAIEEKRMSDALLKARDEKLIRAITDCGAGGFASAFGEMGENTGVRIHLDLAPLKYQGLAPWEIWLSESQERMALAVNPAHMERLADICREHNVEVTVIGEFTDTKKLEVFYHDDLVCELAMDFLHHGIPDRTMTAAPQKRLVEVTEPPVPDNWEQICIEIMQHLNVCSKEPIVRMYDHGVQGSNALPPFAGVTGDAPNDAVVIAPVLGKKYGAIIAHGLNPVLNTIDPYAGSLWAATEAVSNAVATGANPDELVLIDNFIWPYPDEESLYDLDQAVDACVDFVKATGMPFISGKDSLSSTYRAPDGSVIKIPPVLCISCFGRIKDVTQTVSSDFKRPGSVIALLGQRDINQMGGSTYYDVTGASSPKVPLIDLTSLTNTLRSLYRAIGNDAILACHDISEGGLLAALAEMCLGGGIGATINLPAGNRADYFLFNETAGCFLVELADQVQAEELFRDIPHIILGNTTVEQNISFTQENICIFSVSTAKLVKAWQKPMQEVFGGC is encoded by the coding sequence ATGGCAATTCAGCTAGTGCGGGTCAGAACATTGCCCCACCTGGAGGATGTCAAAGGTAAGCATTTATTGCGCGAAATTCAAAGCACCCTGCACATTTCAAGCATCACCGGGTTAGTTACTGCCAAGGTTTATCGACTGGAAGGTATTTCCGTTGCCCAAGCCGAGTTTTTAGCCCGCCACTTGCTGGCCGAGGAAGTATTTCAAACCTACACGGTCAATGAAACCATTATTAAAGATGCTGATAGGCTGGTGGAGGTGGCATACAAACCGGGGGTAATGAATCCCGAAGCAGGTTCCATTTTAAAAGCCGCCGCTGATTTGGGTATCAGCGAAATGGTGGCCGCCGACTCCAGTTACGAATACGGCTTTTACGGTACTTTAACCGATGACGAAATCAACCTCATTTTGTCCAGATTACTGGTCAATGAAACTGTGGAAAGGGTAGTTACTGAAAAACCAACCACCCTGATCATCAAGGGCCAGCCGGGAGATACCCGGATAATCCCCATAAGAAAAATGGATGACAGGGCTTTGATTGAATTAAGCCGGGACAATTTATTTTTGAATCTGGAAGAAATGCGGGCCATTCAAAAATATTTTATCAGCCTGGACCGTGACCCCACCGACTGTGAAATAGAAACCCTGGCCCAAACCTGGTCGGAGCATTGTGTGCATAAAACCTTTAAGGCCACTATCATGGTGGATGGTCAGGTAAAAAAACCGCTTTATCAAAGATTGCGGGAATCCACCCAACAGACCGCCCACCCGTTGGTGCTTTCCGCTTTTGAGGACAATTCGGGTGTCATAGAATTCTATGAGGGCCTGGCTTTATGTGGCAAGGTGGAGACCCACAACTCCCCGTCGGCCATCGAGCCATACGGCGGAGCCATGACAGGCAGCGGCGGGGTTTTCCGGGACATCATGGGTACCGGTAAAGGCGCCAAGGTGATTGCTTCCACGGATATGTTCTGTTTTGCACCGCCGGATTTGCCAACAGATGAGGTTCCCCCGGGTTGCTTACACCCCCATTACTTGCTGCGCCGTGTGGTGGACGGGGTACGGGATTACGGTAACCGCATGGGTATACCGACCAATAACGGATCCGTACACTTCCACCGGGACTTCAGGGCCAAGCCTACCATTATTGTGGGTGCTTATGGCATCATGCCCGCCGCGGATGCCGGCAAAGGACAAGCAGTAAGCGGTGATTTGGCTGTAATTGTGGGGGGGCGCACCGGTCGGGATGGTATACACGGAGCCACCTTTTCCAGCGGTGAAATGACCCACCGCACAATAGATGTAAACGCCAGTGCTGTGCAAATAGGGCACGCCATCGAAGAAAAGCGCATGAGCGACGCCCTTCTAAAGGCGCGTGATGAAAAACTAATCAGAGCCATCACTGACTGTGGTGCAGGCGGTTTCGCATCAGCATTTGGGGAGATGGGGGAAAATACCGGTGTACGTATCCACCTGGACTTAGCACCATTGAAATATCAGGGACTGGCGCCCTGGGAAATTTGGTTATCTGAAAGCCAGGAGAGAATGGCTCTGGCCGTGAATCCGGCCCATATGGAACGACTGGCGGACATATGCCGGGAACACAATGTGGAAGTTACCGTTATCGGTGAGTTTACAGATACCAAAAAGCTTGAAGTTTTTTACCATGATGATCTGGTTTGTGAGCTGGCCATGGATTTTCTACATCACGGTATACCCGATCGCACTATGACCGCAGCTCCGCAAAAAAGACTGGTGGAGGTTACCGAACCACCGGTGCCTGACAATTGGGAGCAGATATGTATAGAAATAATGCAGCACCTTAACGTGTGCTCCAAAGAGCCCATTGTGCGCATGTATGACCACGGTGTGCAGGGCAGCAATGCATTACCCCCATTTGCCGGAGTAACGGGTGATGCACCTAATGACGCAGTGGTCATTGCCCCGGTACTGGGCAAAAAGTATGGAGCAATTATTGCCCACGGGCTAAACCCCGTATTAAACACCATCGACCCCTACGCCGGTAGTCTCTGGGCGGCCACCGAAGCGGTGTCTAACGCCGTGGCCACGGGTGCCAACCCCGACGAATTGGTTTTGATAGATAATTTTATCTGGCCCTACCCGGACGAAGAGTCTTTATATGACCTGGACCAGGCCGTGGATGCCTGTGTAGACTTTGTCAAAGCCACCGGTATGCCTTTTATTTCAGGTAAAGACAGCTTGAGCAGCACTTACCGGGCCCCGGACGGCTCTGTAATTAAAATACCGCCCGTTCTTTGCATATCCTGCTTTGGGCGGATAAAGGACGTAACCCAAACTGTATCCAGCGATTTTAAACGTCCTGGCAGTGTTATCGCTCTTTTGGGCCAAAGGGATATAAATCAAATGGGCGGATCCACATACTATGATGTCACGGGAGCCTCCTCTCCCAAGGTGCCTTTAATTGATCTAACCAGTTTGACCAACACGTTGCGCAGCCTTTACCGGGCTATAGGCAACGATGCAATTTTAGCCTGCCACGATATCAGTGAAGGAGGCCTGCTGGCCGCGCTGGCCGAAATGTGCCTGGGCGGCGGCATAGGAGCAACCATTAACCTGCCGGCCGGCAACAGGGCGGATTACTTCTTGTTCAATGAAACAGCAGGCTGCTTTTTAGTAGAATTGGCCGACCAGGTCCAAGCTGAAGAACTGTTTCGGGACATACCCCATATAATATTGGGCAACACCACCGTTGAACAAAACATTTCGTTCACCCAGGAAAACATCTGTATCTTTAGCGTTTCCACCGCCAAACTAGTTAAAGCCTGGCAAAAACCCATGCAGGAGGTGTTCGGCGGATGCTAA
- a CDS encoding xanthine phosphoribosyltransferase, whose product MYSLQKKIIEEGQVLSDTVLKVDSFLNHQIDPEFVMAMGRELADRYAGDGVTKILTVEASGIAVALTTGLALKVPVVFAKKKKAATQDPQAYSTNIFSFTRQEAVDIYVNKKFINSHDRVLVVDDFLAQGEALRGMVEIVEQAGATLVGVGIVIEKVFQGGGQALREKGIRIESLAPIASLAGGRVTFV is encoded by the coding sequence TTGTATAGTTTGCAAAAAAAAATAATTGAAGAAGGTCAGGTTTTATCAGATACCGTTTTAAAAGTGGATTCCTTTTTGAACCATCAGATCGACCCGGAGTTCGTTATGGCCATGGGGCGTGAACTGGCCGACCGCTATGCTGGTGACGGTGTTACCAAAATACTGACGGTTGAAGCCTCTGGAATAGCCGTTGCCTTAACCACCGGACTGGCCCTAAAGGTACCCGTGGTATTTGCCAAGAAAAAAAAGGCGGCCACCCAAGATCCCCAGGCGTACTCCACTAATATTTTTTCATTCACCCGCCAAGAAGCGGTGGATATATATGTAAACAAAAAATTTATCAACTCCCATGATCGAGTATTAGTTGTCGATGATTTTTTGGCTCAGGGTGAAGCGCTGCGAGGCATGGTGGAGATAGTGGAACAAGCGGGGGCAACCCTGGTGGGAGTAGGCATAGTTATTGAAAAGGTTTTTCAGGGTGGAGGCCAGGCCCTGAGGGAAAAGGGTATCCGCATTGAATCTTTGGCTCCCATTGCTTCTCTGGCCGGAGGCCGGGTCACCTTTGTTTAA